A single Paenibacillus sp. FSL R5-0517 DNA region contains:
- a CDS encoding VOC family protein, producing the protein MGNGRILGIAYNVIPVKDLDVSAAWFVKHFAFNIRHQREGYLSLFRGSRPILDLIQSDHVTRATFEVHQKKRWVITFFTDDIGSLHNYLTSENVKVGAISDEGHYGKFFVLEDLDGNLFDVWEHHDCELNF; encoded by the coding sequence ATGGGGAATGGAAGGATTCTGGGCATAGCATATAATGTAATTCCAGTGAAAGACCTTGATGTATCAGCCGCTTGGTTTGTAAAACATTTTGCATTTAACATTCGCCACCAACGCGAAGGATATTTGAGTTTATTTCGGGGGAGTCGCCCAATATTGGATTTGATCCAAAGCGATCATGTAACACGAGCGACATTTGAAGTGCATCAGAAAAAGAGATGGGTCATTACATTTTTCACTGATGACATCGGTTCTTTACATAACTATCTAACATCAGAGAATGTGAAAGTAGGGGCTATTAGTGATGAGGGACACTATGGGAAGTTTTTTGTGTTAGAAGATCTGGACGGCAACTTATTTGATGTGTGGGAACACCATGATTGTGAATTGAATTTTTAA
- a CDS encoding DinB family protein, whose protein sequence is MTKEIELLLQTFEEWTLFVRTLTNLEEKIWNSSLEEGKWTIKSIVSHIMLWDRYFYKEAIEKIALRQPVMLKHLDFDEFNRKAIEYGKRTETSEIVNKAITYRYKIMNDIRGLSEEQLHQTYLDAEGNVFYIPQYLKDFIWHDQHHMEPLKKYVASLEA, encoded by the coding sequence ATGACCAAAGAGATTGAACTTTTGCTTCAAACTTTTGAAGAATGGACGCTCTTTGTCAGAACGTTGACTAATCTTGAAGAAAAGATCTGGAATTCCAGCTTGGAAGAAGGGAAGTGGACGATAAAATCAATCGTAAGTCATATCATGTTATGGGATCGATATTTTTACAAGGAAGCGATTGAGAAGATTGCTCTGAGGCAGCCTGTTATGTTGAAACATCTGGATTTTGATGAGTTTAATCGCAAAGCTATTGAGTACGGGAAACGCACAGAGACATCTGAAATCGTAAATAAGGCTATCACGTACCGCTATAAAATTATGAATGACATTCGAGGGTTATCGGAGGAACAGCTTCATCAGACGTATTTGGATGCAGAGGGTAACGTATTTTATATTCCCCAATATCTTAAAGATTTTATATGGCATGACCAGCATCATATGGAACCGTTGAAAAAGTATGTTGCCAGCCTTGAAGCGTAA
- a CDS encoding metallophosphoesterase family protein yields MNRTIMVSDIHGCIDPINQLLHDINYNSKYDQLILLGDYVDRGPNSKEVVKEVIQLVKEHHAIALRGNHDQRFVDFIIEGSSLIKAKFIEHGGLQTLQSYCNIEGAISDEMLELARETIKMDYGHHINFLSELPLYHEDETHIYVHAGLNPDYIEWRNQPEHDFMYIKDKFIDHTFTNLHQKIIFGHTRTIDIHETSDVWFGEDKIGIDGGCAYGMQLNALIHENGSYTTADSKFNLNEVK; encoded by the coding sequence ATGAATCGGACGATAATGGTTAGCGATATCCATGGCTGCATTGATCCAATTAATCAGTTATTGCATGATATCAATTACAATTCGAAATATGATCAACTAATTTTGCTTGGTGACTATGTGGATCGAGGTCCTAATAGTAAAGAAGTGGTCAAAGAGGTTATCCAATTAGTAAAAGAACATCATGCGATCGCATTAAGAGGCAATCACGATCAACGATTCGTTGATTTTATAATTGAGGGAAGTTCATTAATTAAAGCCAAGTTTATTGAACATGGAGGGCTTCAAACACTTCAGAGCTATTGTAATATTGAAGGCGCAATTTCTGATGAAATGTTGGAACTAGCCAGAGAGACAATAAAAATGGACTATGGTCATCATATTAATTTTTTGAGTGAATTACCTCTATACCATGAGGATGAGACACATATTTACGTTCATGCCGGATTAAACCCTGATTACATAGAATGGAGGAATCAACCAGAGCATGATTTTATGTATATCAAAGATAAATTTATTGATCATACGTTCACAAATCTACACCAAAAGATCATCTTTGGTCACACAAGGACAATAGACATTCATGAAACTTCGGATGTTTGGTTTGGTGAAGATAAAATAGGCATTGATGGTGGATGTGCCTATGGAATGCAATTAAATGCTTTAATTCACGAAAATGGTTCTTACACAACTGCTGATTCAAAGTTTAATCTGAATGAGGTGAAGTGA
- a CDS encoding AAA family ATPase has protein sequence MEKGKIIFLNGVTSSGKTSIVEAMQSYDDPFFYVVANDLFENTIGDKHLQTDYWKYLSEAIVMMYHTAKVFSDHGKHVLIDGILVERPELAPHYEQVKQIFEGYPLNIVELYCPLDICRQRNIERGDRREEQSDEQHQIMAKNINYRYSIDTSMNTPEECAEKIIAALFKSHHEPLKNM, from the coding sequence ATGGAAAAAGGCAAAATTATATTTTTGAACGGTGTAACCAGCTCTGGTAAAACTTCAATTGTAGAGGCGATGCAATCATACGATGATCCGTTTTTCTATGTTGTCGCTAATGATCTTTTTGAAAATACGATCGGTGATAAACATCTTCAGACGGATTACTGGAAGTATCTGAGTGAAGCGATTGTAATGATGTATCATACGGCAAAAGTATTCTCAGACCATGGCAAGCATGTTCTGATCGATGGCATACTTGTGGAAAGACCGGAGCTCGCGCCGCATTATGAACAAGTCAAACAGATATTTGAAGGCTATCCACTAAATATTGTGGAGTTATATTGCCCCCTCGACATCTGCCGTCAGCGGAACATCGAACGTGGGGATCGCAGAGAAGAGCAATCGGATGAGCAGCATCAGATCATGGCCAAAAACATTAACTACAGGTACTCCATTGATACAAGTATGAACACACCGGAAGAATGTGCAGAGAAGATTATTGCAGCGTTGTTCAAGTCCCATCATGAACCATTGAAAAATATGTAA
- a CDS encoding YfiT family bacillithiol transferase, which yields MDENIRFPIGHFEPSLNFSNEDRIHIIGQIPGITKTLKEITQHLNDDQLCTPYREGGWTITQIVHHLADNDMNAYIRFKRALTEEEPMASSYREDLWASLHDYKSMPIEESILLMEILDKRFLALLYGLHRDQFRRKLGTEVLGTITLDIAIQRFVWHGQHHIAQIKSCITSQGW from the coding sequence TTGGATGAAAATATACGCTTTCCGATAGGACACTTTGAGCCAAGTCTTAACTTCTCTAATGAGGACCGAATTCACATTATAGGTCAAATTCCCGGAATTACGAAGACCTTAAAAGAGATTACACAACATCTCAATGATGATCAACTCTGTACTCCTTATCGTGAAGGCGGTTGGACAATCACACAGATTGTGCACCACCTTGCGGACAATGATATGAACGCTTATATCAGGTTCAAGAGAGCATTAACTGAAGAGGAACCGATGGCAAGCTCGTATCGAGAGGATTTATGGGCATCATTACATGATTACAAGAGTATGCCCATCGAAGAATCAATTTTGCTGATGGAGATACTGGACAAGCGATTTCTCGCTCTACTGTATGGTTTACATCGGGATCAGTTTAGACGAAAACTCGGAACAGAAGTGTTAGGTACAATTACACTGGATATCGCGATTCAAAGATTTGTATGGCACGGGCAGCATCATATTGCTCAAATTAAATCTTGTATAACATCGCAAGGGTGGTAG
- a CDS encoding AAC(3) family N-acetyltransferase, with protein sequence MELQTKKTIVNDLKSMGIREGMTIIVHSSFKAIGNVIGGPVSVILALEEAVGTNGTVVMPTQSEHLCEPSEHDAKLSSEEVDFIKDNMPTYYPDLTPTSYMGIIPEVFRKQNGVLRSSHPHMSFAARGNEAKQITENHNLHYALNEESPLGKIYNLSGHILLLGAPTNSNTSLHLAEYKQQNTFVKPKVWGVKMLLNGIEQWTTYDDINNESDDFELIFNEFKIQTNAVTEGMVGKAVSYLIPQREMVDYALGWMNRNRREPIE encoded by the coding sequence ATGGAATTACAAACAAAAAAGACTATAGTTAATGATTTAAAGTCAATGGGGATAAGGGAGGGTATGACGATAATTGTGCATTCCTCCTTTAAAGCAATTGGGAATGTTATAGGCGGACCGGTAAGTGTTATTTTAGCTTTGGAAGAAGCTGTTGGAACCAATGGAACCGTTGTCATGCCGACTCAATCAGAACATCTTTGTGAACCTTCAGAGCATGACGCGAAGCTGTCCTCAGAGGAGGTTGATTTCATCAAAGACAATATGCCTACTTATTATCCTGATCTAACACCAACCTCGTATATGGGTATCATTCCTGAGGTGTTTCGGAAGCAAAATGGTGTGTTACGAAGCTCACATCCGCACATGTCTTTTGCTGCCCGCGGGAATGAGGCAAAACAGATAACGGAAAATCATAACTTGCATTATGCATTAAATGAGGAATCACCGTTAGGAAAAATCTATAATTTGAGTGGACATATTCTGTTACTTGGTGCACCTACAAATAGTAACACTTCTTTGCACCTGGCCGAGTATAAACAGCAGAATACATTTGTTAAGCCAAAAGTCTGGGGAGTAAAAATGCTGTTGAATGGAATTGAACAATGGACTACATACGATGATATTAACAATGAATCAGATGATTTTGAATTGATTTTTAATGAGTTTAAGATCCAGACTAATGCTGTTACCGAAGGAATGGTAGGGAAAGCTGTGAGTTATTTGATACCCCAGAGAGAAATGGTTGATTATGCTTTGGGATGGATGAATCGGAACCGAAGAGAACCTATAGAGTAA
- a CDS encoding NUDIX hydrolase, translated as MKFIVSASVIVLNEHNEILLMKGRRGWEMPQGCVEEGETIRQAAVREVKEETGIEIELIKFCGLYQNITRGVCNNIFTGKPIGGALTTSDESEEVGYFTLEEAGQMITWGNFYDRIHNALDEKSHPFLIEFSE; from the coding sequence ATGAAATTTATCGTGTCTGCTAGTGTAATCGTTCTCAATGAACATAATGAGATTTTACTCATGAAAGGTCGAAGAGGCTGGGAAATGCCTCAAGGTTGTGTTGAAGAAGGAGAGACTATTAGGCAGGCAGCAGTTCGCGAAGTGAAAGAGGAGACAGGGATTGAAATTGAATTAATTAAATTTTGTGGTTTGTATCAAAACATAACGCGCGGCGTATGCAACAATATATTTACTGGAAAACCGATTGGTGGAGCTTTAACTACGAGTGATGAAAGTGAAGAGGTGGGTTACTTTACTTTAGAAGAAGCTGGGCAAATGATAACATGGGGAAATTTCTATGACAGAATTCATAATGCATTAGATGAGAAAAGCCATCCATTTTTGATTGAATTTTCAGAATAA
- a CDS encoding inositol monophosphatase family protein — MDRKIIQTAKEIAITIIREAGLISKEKFDNFIELRSKDEFGDVVTEVDHICEEIMIKQIQNVFPDHQIHSEEAGLIGIEHDWLWLIDPLDGTNNFAIGLPVFSISITLMYKREPVLGVVYEPLTERLFVSVIGEGTSCNNRRIQLKSNPNMLKGNIGWIQGHRVQNDPLAVKLRQYIDIRFKRMLRLWAPTLQWCMLAKGDIDGIVLYNSEGDDLYSGILMVKEAGGLVIDLEGNKFNGMKEEPYLIACHPDHKEELLQIVREGLS, encoded by the coding sequence ATGGATCGTAAGATTATTCAAACCGCAAAAGAGATTGCAATAACAATTATTCGCGAAGCAGGTTTAATCTCTAAGGAGAAGTTTGATAACTTTATTGAACTGAGATCTAAAGATGAATTTGGGGATGTAGTTACTGAAGTTGATCATATCTGTGAAGAAATCATGATCAAACAAATACAGAACGTATTTCCAGATCATCAGATACACAGTGAAGAGGCAGGGCTTATCGGAATTGAGCACGATTGGTTATGGTTAATTGATCCTTTAGATGGAACTAATAATTTTGCAATTGGTTTACCTGTTTTTTCGATATCCATTACCTTAATGTATAAAAGAGAGCCTGTTCTTGGAGTAGTCTATGAACCTCTAACAGAACGTTTATTTGTATCTGTTATTGGTGAAGGGACAAGCTGTAATAATCGACGAATACAATTGAAGAGTAACCCGAATATGCTCAAAGGAAATATAGGTTGGATCCAAGGTCACAGAGTACAAAACGACCCACTAGCAGTAAAACTAAGACAATACATTGATATCAGATTCAAGCGAATGTTAAGATTATGGGCTCCAACGCTTCAATGGTGTATGTTGGCCAAAGGAGATATTGATGGAATTGTTCTGTACAATTCTGAAGGTGATGACTTGTACTCAGGTATCTTAATGGTCAAGGAAGCGGGGGGACTTGTTATAGATCTTGAAGGAAATAAGTTTAATGGAATGAAAGAAGAACCTTATTTAATTGCATGTCACCCAGACCACAAAGAAGAATTATTGCAAATTGTAAGGGAAGGATTGAGTTAA
- a CDS encoding GrpB family protein: MRIKSIIIEEYNNEWPEMFFDLKSILEHKLGDLVLRIEHVGSTAVPGLAAKPILDIDVVIDSMALLPDVIQGLESLGYDHEGNLGVENREAFARKDANVPYSIVKIKKPEHHLYVCNKESKELLRHISFRDALISNSEYVVEYANLKQELAIKYRENRQSYTAGKTEFVNKVLNECGKNL, from the coding sequence ATGCGTATAAAGTCAATAATTATTGAAGAATACAACAATGAATGGCCTGAAATGTTTTTTGATCTGAAATCTATCTTAGAACATAAACTCGGGGATCTAGTACTTAGAATCGAGCACGTTGGTAGTACTGCAGTACCTGGACTAGCGGCAAAACCTATTTTAGATATTGATGTGGTAATTGATTCTATGGCTTTACTCCCAGATGTAATTCAAGGATTAGAAAGTTTAGGTTACGATCATGAAGGAAATTTGGGCGTTGAGAACAGAGAAGCTTTTGCAAGGAAAGATGCAAATGTTCCCTATAGTATAGTGAAAATAAAGAAACCTGAACATCATCTATATGTTTGTAATAAAGAGAGCAAAGAGTTATTAAGACATATTTCATTCAGAGATGCATTAATTAGCAATTCCGAATATGTAGTCGAATATGCCAATCTAAAGCAAGAACTTGCTATTAAATATAGAGAAAATCGTCAGTCTTATACGGCTGGGAAGACCGAATTTGTAAATAAAGTACTTAATGAATGTGGAAAGAATTTGTAG
- a CDS encoding HAD-IA family hydrolase, which yields MRGRPQIVLDIAGVLLSNMSLTCWKDMIQETNLSAESLKVHFTGIKRQLWTGIMREEEFWQSLKEAYPELSISRAKEILYSSIVPLPAARYLERWSEFADIHLLSNHCKEWIEPNLSRLSSFTKSVTISNQVGLCKPEIEIYQRVQTFLAAGEEVLFVDDQEKNLHSAKLLGWKTLLADEEGDWVNEVESLLI from the coding sequence ATGAGAGGCAGACCACAGATCGTTCTAGATATCGCAGGTGTTTTGTTAAGTAATATGTCATTGACGTGCTGGAAAGATATGATTCAGGAAACCAACCTATCGGCAGAATCCCTGAAAGTACATTTTACAGGAATAAAGCGACAGCTCTGGACAGGAATAATGCGAGAAGAAGAGTTCTGGCAATCGTTGAAGGAGGCGTATCCCGAATTATCAATAAGCCGAGCGAAGGAGATCTTGTATAGCTCAATTGTTCCTTTACCAGCGGCTCGATACCTTGAGCGATGGAGTGAGTTTGCCGATATCCATCTGCTCAGCAATCATTGTAAGGAGTGGATTGAGCCGAATCTTAGCCGTTTAAGCTCATTCACCAAAAGTGTAACCATCTCTAATCAAGTGGGTTTATGCAAACCTGAGATTGAGATATACCAACGGGTCCAAACCTTCCTGGCAGCTGGAGAAGAGGTTCTATTTGTAGATGATCAAGAGAAAAATTTACATTCGGCTAAGCTACTTGGTTGGAAGACTCTACTGGCTGACGAAGAAGGAGATTGGGTTAATGAAGTTGAGTCATTGCTAATCTAG
- a CDS encoding DUF4367 domain-containing protein yields MDIKNKSGDVLGKIQIESLRKDRAIDRIVIDLKPGEGKAIYTADASENQFTQQTNYAAIPWEDGLEQLQKLYSPWQPKFPIDSDIDAIHVFYGFDNLTPQEIEEMVEESNRSGTNVVIRDLKPNKRVVGISITYQEYGGYTLNIFGTTKSRIALPDHGGATVKQAAIRGVQAFFIVNNETSQLIWIEEDVQGKALQYEINGRNMSEDLVMKIAKSMNG; encoded by the coding sequence ATGGATATCAAAAACAAAAGCGGAGATGTGCTTGGAAAAATTCAAATTGAATCCTTACGCAAAGATCGTGCGATTGACCGGATCGTCATTGACTTAAAGCCTGGTGAGGGGAAGGCGATTTATACCGCAGATGCTTCAGAGAACCAATTCACGCAACAGACCAATTATGCAGCCATTCCATGGGAAGACGGGTTGGAACAATTGCAGAAACTTTATTCTCCATGGCAGCCGAAATTTCCGATTGATTCTGATATCGATGCCATTCATGTATTTTATGGATTTGATAATCTAACTCCGCAAGAAATTGAAGAAATGGTTGAGGAAAGTAACAGGTCGGGCACCAATGTAGTGATACGAGATTTGAAACCCAATAAGAGGGTTGTGGGCATCAGCATCACGTATCAAGAATACGGTGGTTATACACTTAATATTTTCGGGACTACAAAGAGCCGAATCGCATTGCCTGATCATGGTGGTGCTACGGTTAAACAAGCAGCCATACGTGGCGTCCAAGCATTTTTTATTGTCAATAACGAAACTTCCCAATTGATATGGATCGAAGAGGATGTGCAGGGGAAGGCATTACAATACGAGATCAATGGAAGAAATATGTCAGAAGATCTTGTGATGAAGATTGCGAAATCAATGAACGGATAA
- a CDS encoding acetamidase/formamidase family protein — MMTIYKIELTQGNLIGSFTDEVTPMLSVKSGDSIRFQTLDAGWGTGVSYAERMKPFDRQGEKDGGHALIGPIYIDDAKKGQTLEIVFNEIVPGQYGFTSAGGYPNWQNQKLHLTEVEELSLNWTLDLHTMSGTCEINGKPFTVSLSPFMGVVGMPPESKGIHTTWPPRYCGGNIDCKELVQGSKLYLPIPVDGGYLAIGDGHARQGDGEVSCQAIECPMELVDITINVIDNLALTNPRAHTPSGWITFGFHEDLNEATVQALDGMLNLMGELYGLERVEAIALGSAVIDLRITQIVNGVKGVHAVLPHDAFQ; from the coding sequence ATGATGACCATTTATAAGATTGAATTAACTCAGGGAAATCTAATCGGTTCATTTACCGATGAGGTAACTCCCATGTTGAGCGTGAAATCTGGGGATTCCATTCGGTTTCAGACACTGGATGCGGGCTGGGGAACGGGTGTGAGTTATGCGGAACGCATGAAACCTTTTGATCGACAAGGTGAAAAAGATGGAGGGCATGCCTTAATCGGTCCGATCTATATCGATGATGCCAAGAAAGGACAGACGTTGGAGATTGTTTTCAATGAGATTGTACCCGGTCAATACGGGTTTACTTCCGCCGGCGGATATCCGAACTGGCAGAACCAGAAATTACATCTAACAGAGGTTGAAGAACTGTCGCTAAATTGGACACTTGATCTCCACACGATGAGTGGAACCTGTGAAATAAATGGGAAACCCTTCACGGTATCTCTCTCACCGTTCATGGGAGTCGTGGGCATGCCACCAGAGTCAAAAGGAATTCATACGACTTGGCCGCCTCGTTATTGTGGAGGGAACATCGACTGCAAGGAACTGGTGCAGGGAAGCAAATTATACTTACCTATCCCCGTAGACGGAGGTTATCTCGCGATTGGTGATGGTCATGCACGCCAGGGAGATGGTGAAGTCAGCTGTCAGGCGATTGAATGTCCAATGGAACTTGTGGATATCACCATCAACGTAATTGATAATCTAGCTCTGACCAATCCTCGTGCACATACGCCATCCGGCTGGATTACCTTCGGTTTTCATGAAGATCTGAATGAGGCTACCGTTCAAGCATTAGACGGCATGTTAAATCTGATGGGTGAGTTGTACGGATTAGAACGAGTGGAAGCGATTGCACTTGGAAGCGCGGTAATCGACCTGCGTATCACGCAAATTGTGAATGGCGTGAAGGGTGTGCATGCTGTCCTTCCCCATGATGCTTTTCAATAA
- a CDS encoding helicase gives MLIEDEKIYPDCSVEIRIVEVGGLTKPQLIQKLDQHSILLNKYGEQLLHDERFIVSSVKQSLQTVELTVRQLGFSEGATTLQLFRIANELGLESCPVELGPYLRLQYLDQPEIGSTNISEEKKAPSGSLTIASEALTEDIDFPKGFYLRRINDKLWLRGYLADHLHIWSPHDCFIFCRA, from the coding sequence ATGTTGATTGAAGACGAGAAAATATATCCTGACTGTTCAGTTGAAATAAGAATAGTAGAAGTTGGCGGCTTAACAAAGCCACAGCTTATTCAGAAACTGGACCAACACTCTATTTTATTGAATAAATATGGAGAACAGTTGTTACATGATGAGAGATTTATAGTTTCGAGTGTAAAGCAAAGCTTGCAAACGGTTGAGTTGACCGTCAGACAACTTGGATTTTCGGAGGGTGCTACAACTCTCCAGTTATTTCGAATAGCAAATGAACTTGGATTGGAATCTTGTCCGGTTGAGTTAGGACCTTATCTAAGACTGCAATATTTGGATCAGCCCGAGATAGGTTCTACCAACATTTCAGAGGAGAAAAAGGCTCCGTCTGGCTCCCTTACCATAGCCTCTGAAGCCCTTACGGAGGATATAGATTTTCCAAAAGGTTTTTATCTCAGACGAATAAACGACAAGTTATGGTTACGAGGATATCTTGCGGACCATTTGCATATTTGGAGTCCTCATGATTGCTTTATCTTCTGTCGCGCTTAG
- a CDS encoding DinB family protein, protein MSYKAILIDQMNACYHDKSWFIPLHDMLTDLNAAEATYSKNEGEHSIWAIVNHLIFWNERWLERYIAEQVDGQHSVNNEDTFDIDPSNLNDAEWRKTLHRLKTVFGDWNRALEDSEEHKLTREIPSYFNAPWWGVVSNLCIHNAYHIGQIMLLKKSMKHT, encoded by the coding sequence ATGAGTTACAAAGCTATTCTCATAGACCAAATGAACGCCTGTTATCATGACAAGAGCTGGTTTATTCCGCTTCATGATATGTTGACAGACCTCAATGCGGCGGAGGCCACTTATTCAAAGAATGAGGGAGAGCATTCCATTTGGGCGATCGTCAATCATCTTATTTTCTGGAATGAGAGGTGGCTTGAGAGATATATTGCCGAACAGGTCGACGGGCAGCATTCAGTGAATAATGAGGATACATTTGACATAGATCCGTCTAACCTGAACGATGCGGAGTGGCGCAAGACATTACATAGACTGAAAACCGTCTTTGGTGATTGGAACAGGGCACTCGAAGATAGCGAAGAACATAAACTGACCCGTGAAATCCCTTCCTATTTTAACGCGCCATGGTGGGGAGTTGTATCGAATCTATGTATTCATAATGCCTATCATATTGGTCAGATCATGCTGCTCAAAAAATCAATGAAACACACGTAA
- a CDS encoding dihydrofolate reductase family protein — protein sequence MRKLVLFLHASLDGFVEGSNGEMDIGWVSYDADLEKHAQEVLSTADTVLWGRGTYQMMHSYWPSVSSDPSASPYERNHAEWIEKTAKIVFSTTLEKVEWNNSRLVKEDVEEEIRNLKQQPGKDMVILGSPRFAHHMMGLDLIDEYKITVSPVLIGSGLPLFQGLQEKTNLKLIENKTFKSGAIGLCYQAVR from the coding sequence ATGAGAAAACTCGTTTTATTTCTGCACGCTTCACTTGATGGGTTTGTAGAAGGATCGAACGGTGAAATGGACATTGGCTGGGTTTCCTACGATGCTGATTTGGAGAAACACGCGCAAGAAGTTTTGAGTACTGCTGACACTGTCCTTTGGGGACGTGGAACTTATCAGATGATGCATAGTTACTGGCCATCTGTGTCTTCAGACCCATCAGCTTCACCGTATGAACGGAATCATGCTGAATGGATCGAAAAGACAGCCAAAATCGTATTTTCCACAACGCTGGAGAAAGTGGAATGGAACAATTCCAGACTGGTGAAAGAAGATGTCGAGGAAGAGATTAGGAACCTCAAACAGCAGCCAGGCAAGGATATGGTTATCCTCGGCAGTCCCAGGTTTGCGCATCACATGATGGGTCTTGATCTAATCGATGAGTACAAAATCACAGTGTCTCCTGTCCTGATCGGTAGCGGGTTGCCATTGTTTCAAGGACTCCAAGAGAAGACCAATCTTAAGCTTATTGAAAATAAAACTTTCAAGTCGGGAGCTATTGGTCTCTGCTACCAGGCGGTTAGATGA
- a CDS encoding GNAT family protein: protein MDQFLYPHSRNETESFFRTMVEGKSSNRSFIIAFRESLEYLGQIDLYRIDWKNRFAYLAIVIGKKDQLGKGYGSEAIKVLQKFVFEELNLNRLELEVYEYNERAYKSYVKCGFKEEGRYRNKIYKKGKYWDVICMSILKDEFDRRN, encoded by the coding sequence ATGGATCAATTTTTATATCCTCATTCGAGGAATGAGACGGAGTCCTTTTTTAGAACAATGGTTGAAGGTAAGTCGAGTAATAGAAGTTTTATTATAGCGTTTAGAGAATCACTCGAATATTTGGGTCAAATAGATCTATATAGGATAGATTGGAAGAATCGATTTGCATATTTGGCTATCGTTATAGGGAAAAAAGATCAATTGGGAAAAGGTTATGGTAGTGAAGCAATAAAAGTACTACAGAAATTTGTCTTCGAGGAATTAAACTTAAATAGGTTAGAGCTTGAGGTATACGAATATAACGAGAGAGCATATAAAAGTTATGTTAAATGTGGGTTTAAGGAAGAAGGGAGATATAGAAATAAGATATATAAGAAAGGTAAATATTGGGATGTTATTTGTATGAGTATTTTAAAAGATGAATTTGATAGGAGGAATTAG
- a CDS encoding HAD family hydrolase, whose amino-acid sequence MKYSTVVLDLDGTFLNSKNQVSERNFEAVLSCYQRGMRIIFATARPPRAVKFFLPKELLDIGAFVYYNGAQTICNKSMTKFYESIPSDLTSEIIDYCLHHYPQLDLTMEVKDEWFGLRQYNYTTTMNARSNPIVKSLRELKQYEATKILLSGKHQIPGLISKFGQQVNILITDKNQLIQIMPLQASKELAITRLCNIYNEELDSLIVFGDDHNDVGLFKSAAYSIAMGNAVVELKDIADEITETNDNDGVAIILEGLCGKQKL is encoded by the coding sequence TTGAAGTATTCTACAGTTGTTTTAGATTTGGACGGTACATTTTTAAATTCTAAAAACCAAGTCTCTGAAAGAAACTTTGAAGCCGTACTTTCCTGTTATCAGAGGGGGATGAGAATAATCTTTGCAACAGCACGCCCTCCTAGAGCTGTAAAGTTTTTTCTTCCTAAAGAGTTGTTGGATATTGGAGCGTTTGTGTATTATAACGGAGCACAAACAATATGTAATAAATCCATGACCAAATTTTATGAATCAATTCCATCTGATTTAACTTCCGAAATCATCGATTATTGCTTACATCATTATCCGCAACTCGATCTGACAATGGAAGTAAAAGATGAATGGTTTGGCTTACGACAATATAACTATACTACCACAATGAATGCAAGGTCTAACCCAATAGTTAAATCATTGAGAGAATTAAAACAATATGAAGCTACGAAGATATTGCTCTCAGGCAAACATCAGATTCCAGGACTTATTTCTAAGTTTGGACAGCAAGTAAATATACTGATTACGGATAAAAATCAACTGATTCAAATAATGCCACTTCAAGCATCGAAAGAGTTAGCAATTACTAGACTTTGCAATATATACAATGAAGAACTGGATTCATTGATTGTATTTGGTGATGATCACAATGATGTAGGATTGTTCAAGTCAGCTGCATATTCAATAGCAATGGGGAATGCAGTAGTTGAATTGAAAGATATTGCAGATGAAATAACAGAAACTAATGATAACGATGGAGTAGCAATAATCTTAGAAGGATTGTGTGGGAAACAGAAACTCTAG